Part of the Candidatus Delongbacteria bacterium genome is shown below.
AGCGTCATAACAACTGCTTGATGTATATTGATCACTATAATGGATCACCATTAGTTCTTTATTCCATACATCATTGCTAAAGTAGGTTAAATCTACTTTGGGATCAATAAAAGTCACCCAATGAGATTTTTCGTAGATACTGTTCAATAATTTATTTTCTTCTCTTTTAATAGCCGTTACAATCGATAAATTGGGATCATATGCTGCAATTTTGTTGATATACGCTACAAAAGAATTGTATAGCATAATTTTTTGAACAAAATCATCATCTTTTTTTAAGTTTTTTATTCCAAAACCAGTTACAAATTCATTATCAATAGACACAGATGGCAAATCATTTATAACCCCACCTAGGTTTAATCCTGTATCAATAGCATCCATTTTTTGCGTACCTGGTTCTACTCTATCGTTCATTTTGTAAAAGGTTAGGTGTGCATAAACGACATCTTCGATATTAGATTTATAAAAATGTACTTTTCTCCGGTATAGAGACAAAACGTCTTGCTTATCATAATTTTTAGTATCCAATTTCACTTTAAACAGTTCTTCGATTTCTTCTAAATCTGTAAAAGTAGACAATTCTTCAAATTTATTTGTTTTATCTAGATCATCATAGATATGGAGATCAATCGGTCTAATTTCCTCAATGGTCTTATTTTTTAATTCTTTGGTATAGTAGGCAAAAATTCCTTGCATTATTTCTGCACAATCACCTAAATTCACCAAATTTATTCGCAAAGGTGCCATAACATTCATAAATAGATATCCAAAGTGATTTACAAAGTCATCAATCTTTTGCATAACAATCTTAGGAACATATTTATTAGATGCATTATATAATGAATTGTTCTGCTCCACATAGGTGCTCCATTCTAACAATTCATTATCAATAATCTTGTAACAATTTCCACCAGCATCATTAACATAGGGTACTAAATAATCACTACCAAAATACTGTACTATATCACTGGTTAAGTCCTCATCATGAATTTGTGATAACACATTTAACTGATACGCCATATTGATTGGGTGTAAGGGTGTAAAATGAATTTTATAGTCCCCACTATAATCATACACAACACCTAATTTGCTTAAAGCCTTATATAAATTTTTATTAGATTCAGACTCTAGTTGAATAAGCTTTAAATAGCAAAAATAACACTCAATGTAATCCTTTGCTAATCTTCTATACTCATCATCGAAATACACTAAGCTTGGTAACGTATTACTACGCTTGCAATACCAAATAAGCTCCGCATATGCAACTTCAAGATCTTCTGGCAACTCTAAATTATGTGGCCTAATAACCCCCCCCGTTATACTAAATGACATAAGCTCTTGATCAATTAACTTCTTTTCTATATTTAAATATTCTCTGAAAATGCCAATAGGGTAATTTGCTCTTGTACCCTGAATTAACTTTACATATGGTTTTTTTGACGATGCATCTACGCCCTCTTCATATATAAAAGAATTTTTTTGCCTATTTTTTTTCTCCCATACATCTTTATTAGAAATCTGAGAAATTTTCACTAATTCATTTTTAAACCCCAAAGGGACAGTAACACCCTGAAAACACAAATTCAAATTTATATCTTCTATATCTTCTAATAGTGCATTATTCTTGTTTACCACTATTTTTTCAACAACTTCTAAATCGTAAGATTCTTTATTGCTTTCCAAAAGTATTTCAAATTTTCCTTCATCAGTTCTATTTAGCTCAATTGAACTCTGATCGTCAATAATCAGTATTCGCCCGTAATTCTGTTTTTTATTAATATCAATGACATATTTATCTCTAATCCCATCGATTAATGCTTCAGGACAATTAACAACCATAATTAGGAAAGTATATTTTGAATATTTCACTTCTGTATACTGATAACTGCTTAATGACATGTCAAAGAATACTTCGAGGGTGTTTCCTACAAAAGTTACCTTGCCAGCTAATTTATTTAACGTAAGCAGATTCTCATCCGCTCGAATATCAAACCTAAGTTTCAAAGTTATTTGCGATTTCTTTTCTGGATTAAACAGTATAATATGTCGTTTTTTCTGCCTACTCTTAGTTTCACCATCCGGTCGGTCCCAAATAGTATAAAATCGATTATCTGATTTTAAACGATCCTCTAGATATTCAGGCGCATTTTTTGCGATATATTTTTTTCGCATATTCAATACATCATCAAAAGATTGTTCTACCCAGAGTTCTTCCTTAAAATTATTAACATCGCTATCAACAAATAACTTGCTCAATTCATTCAAATCTGAATACTTATGTATTTCATCGACTTCTTTAAAAATCCTCATATTTTCATTAATTCTTTCTTCTAACGATTTATCATCATTTTGATAAAAAAATGAATACAATGAGTCATCATAAAACAAACCAAAATCCTTGTACTGCTCCTTCTTAATACCATTAGATTCTAATACTGCAAAAATATCTTGAAAATCAAAAATTGAAGATCGCTCTTCATAAACATTATTTTTTTCAAGCTGCTTTTCTATAATAATTTTATCGTGATCTGTTAAATCGGATTCCTCTATATCTTTCTTTAATTTCCTTTCAATCTTTTTAATATTTAAAGGCATACCTTCTATTTCAAATCTCTTGGAGCCCCCTAAAATACTATCTAAACTTGTATTATGAATAAATAACACAGCCGTGTTATCAAATATTGAGTCAGATTGGTCTACGCTATTTCTTAAAAATGTCAAATAATCTTCTTTAACATAATCATCAGTTTTAGCAATAATCACTCTAACATCGTCAATTTTAAGCGTATAAGTTTTATAATAATCATCTACGCAAAAAACAGAAACTTCCTTATCATGAAGTTTAGCGACCATCCTCAAACTATTATATAAAGAATCCACTTGT
Proteins encoded:
- the dptH gene encoding DNA phosphorothioation-dependent restriction protein DptH produces the protein MLEFYNYISKIVLEYISSVDLQSGDKYSVQLETNEQVDSLYNSLRMVAKLHDKEVSVFCVDDYYKTYTLKIDDVRVIIAKTDDYVKEDYLTFLRNSVDQSDSIFDNTAVLFIHNTSLDSILGGSKRFEIEGMPLNIKKIERKLKKDIEESDLTDHDKIIIEKQLEKNNVYEERSSIFDFQDIFAVLESNGIKKEQYKDFGLFYDDSLYSFFYQNDDKSLEERINENMRIFKEVDEIHKYSDLNELSKLFVDSDVNNFKEELWVEQSFDDVLNMRKKYIAKNAPEYLEDRLKSDNRFYTIWDRPDGETKSRQKKRHIILFNPEKKSQITLKLRFDIRADENLLTLNKLAGKVTFVGNTLEVFFDMSLSSYQYTEVKYSKYTFLIMVVNCPEALIDGIRDKYVIDINKKQNYGRILIIDDQSSIELNRTDEGKFEILLESNKESYDLEVVEKIVVNKNNALLEDIEDINLNLCFQGVTVPLGFKNELVKISQISNKDVWEKKNRQKNSFIYEEGVDASSKKPYVKLIQGTRANYPIGIFREYLNIEKKLIDQELMSFSITGGVIRPHNLELPEDLEVAYAELIWYCKRSNTLPSLVYFDDEYRRLAKDYIECYFCYLKLIQLESESNKNLYKALSKLGVVYDYSGDYKIHFTPLHPINMAYQLNVLSQIHDEDLTSDIVQYFGSDYLVPYVNDAGGNCYKIIDNELLEWSTYVEQNNSLYNASNKYVPKIVMQKIDDFVNHFGYLFMNVMAPLRINLVNLGDCAEIMQGIFAYYTKELKNKTIEEIRPIDLHIYDDLDKTNKFEELSTFTDLEEIEELFKVKLDTKNYDKQDVLSLYRRKVHFYKSNIEDVVYAHLTFYKMNDRVEPGTQKMDAIDTGLNLGGVINDLPSVSIDNEFVTGFGIKNLKKDDDFVQKIMLYNSFVAYINKIAAYDPNLSIVTAIKREENKLLNSIYEKSHWVTFIDPKVDLTYFSNDVWNKELMVIHYSDQYTSSSCYDAITVTQKSDVYIKVIEDFLSRETMIDCSSIDVKEIINAFNVFNGEWLLRLISRHLNNARDQYAREKLSLFAAVKLFEAYNLNSDVLWIPISLEELVRVSGSTGLSQKESLFSPKKMGVTGAFSDDVLMIGLKIVGDKIEIVYYPIEVKIGNNSTEVLKKAKEQVTKTYQYLNNEMFKEKSLHGKLLRNELIQQAISQLRKIVMYHMWDKQNWGLALDEKLIEKLLNDEYVLTPIDSANVNQCGVITFTRSSIMRRIQKMDSGEEGLVIDHFDYPMQDAFIYLAKDLEDIRKINRWNNSGSESDLENLIIDGIEVNSSPIRVITYDGNNEEFAPEVAEETLPINQSIIIESVQSTFQDFGAEMKINFGTDRLSDRDVLWYPNATDKVMHTNTGIIGTMGTGKTQFTKSLVTQLKWEDRNNVDSKELGILIFDYKGDYIKDDFVNATNATVYSLFELPFNPLSIYPGAVPKPMLPLHIANELRDTIANAYNLGNVQKNTLSEVLEEAYESVGILAYDPMTWEKPAPTIDTVFRTYINAEYPTNDSLYAALNELNKFRVFQSDSLMTKPLFELIDGVTVINLAGYSESIQNLVVAITLDTFYAQMQAAGHSKIRGEKRQLTKMILVDEADNFLSKNFNSIKKILKEGREFGVGTILSTQFLKHFSTGDNEYSQYVLTWVIHKVNEISGKEVGNIFSITNKSEQEVWVNHIKNLEKHHSIVNLGGDNKPKHIRDKAFWELI